One Micromonospora sp. WMMD812 genomic window carries:
- a CDS encoding trypsin-like peptidase domain-containing protein, giving the protein MPHSPRDHLVDLARECAVRIEDDAGGFLGSGFFVASGHVMTCAHVVEGMTAGRLRVGWSNARLQVSEAVCVPEHAGAGRTYEVPDLALLKVDAPPGHPIVWLSRSAPSAWTQAMAIGFSRQTPATHPAADTATFQVVGSSAPPLLKVRDGRIPAGMSGSLVLDMNAGSVCGVVKAATDDPGSPEGWILPSQHACAAFDGLAEANAQRHPRGSAWWKLATHRAALARRLFGIAYPARTPEPPSDPPPSWWLDPRHRVVSFLPRPELDVLTAFAADEAASAPMIRLLRGPGGSGKTRLALELADRLFGQGWVAGVRQPPEAEDVRRLADMIQEATDLGHRVLVAFDYVEGYRTELERLAEAVAPDAVRFLLLARSAGTWWTRFSPGGEARYRINREPIVLGLPGDGPDGTKAAFTVALRTFREHMGSARPDGEAGSELVRRAAGCRDMLTLHAAALVSAIHERDHGSLPVASASWADSLDELVRHEQRHLERAGRRLRLDCDPDLTGEALLLPSLFAARNAAQAGEVVGRLSAIAGPQVRPLAGLLHELYPNSTALRWWAPLPLDRLAETLLAQVVEDALDGPAYLGAVFASSAVWQAVDGLVLLLRVATDDSVPEAIRRQVDAGLDTVVRARGFLLLAALWVAETRVHGEAPRTSRYVAGLSAADALGRVEDLRRSGRRSLQEFALVLLDRAEEAARQAPRRDSLVTRIVGGERPALPPMLVILRAMILVQLERYAEAISLAGGLIPDLRADVAARAAENVPPEQPLFRIGMRGDRLHLLASEGDGSEILAMALQVHAAALEGDEQDGAALTLRAEACEVARRGSIWNRDLARRLIYYLCELAEKHSNRGDASAAESLLVEAAERARAQLEDTPKTPLVLLARLFDRQGRHDEAAVLQRQLGGEADGIEPDPEAAVFEEVTAGWRRSVELAGRGLLAEARSAAQVYLNALRDLADEDPQTYTEHLPLFLCQAAELELPRDKLDLYGEAIRVLRMKARATPPDLHMLGLVHLNLADCLIDLDRPEEAMAAATEAVRYFDRYAEHAPGKTASRLITALHIVAQTAPRAGRPDLAAEAARRADELVRQHEGDPRLQNLVAVQMLRFQELEKLRAAAQEATEAGMAERAAELLRQASVIGRDMLGWRMSAQNRKAWAARLLAIALGLLRAGDNEEADRAVDDIIRSEPSLLAHSARVHIRRGHAAFPDVVEAVDGLLRACREAGETGERRLIDEAVQWVQYLAHRPEAAEHQDAIVGLLLGVLPLPVDAKAAIRALLGVVERVTEDDLPSDAGPALCAVVRRHDDPVLAHLVSTVAVKVPLDARHAVYTELDAVIRTWSDAVREERWTVVAMIPWLRSQALSAAGRHDEAASALIEAVPWVDAHCEQDADMFRVVVRGYLRACRDAGRPQDAVDTIGALSAESLAMLMASATARAEVLGWQAETAGRLGYDERARLTAAALAAAYDSGEMTVIHRAHRDHARAVGLRDTFDPDAFAHLIASGVVGVGLGAPFDVGLAANSLNLQLCWHDVGTVAGLARRVDIIDGVRFGEAIVPALSENAQRMLDRVLDAVVTQCGPGLVELTAVRMQWDPYIAAVVQARRGVAGWLRGLHRLLPDYIGTDWEAVAHAYTLLAEGHDEAALDVAVDGTDQVLIARCRNAVRGRVRIDADLAFAMPVALLFRHVFVASQGGPADEVEALLTQLDGSEPWSDLVARLRALLGGSRDRRLAETPDDTHRAVMNMLLDAIPGEDNRDRS; this is encoded by the coding sequence ATGCCGCACTCGCCTAGGGATCATCTCGTTGACCTCGCCCGTGAATGCGCCGTCCGGATCGAGGATGATGCCGGCGGGTTTCTCGGCTCCGGGTTCTTTGTGGCCTCGGGTCATGTCATGACCTGTGCGCATGTCGTCGAGGGCATGACGGCCGGTCGGTTGCGGGTGGGGTGGTCCAACGCCCGGTTGCAGGTGTCGGAGGCGGTATGCGTTCCCGAGCATGCCGGGGCGGGGCGAACGTACGAGGTGCCGGATCTGGCCCTGCTCAAGGTGGACGCACCACCGGGTCATCCCATCGTCTGGTTGTCGCGCTCGGCCCCGTCGGCCTGGACCCAGGCGATGGCGATCGGGTTCAGCCGTCAAACACCCGCGACCCACCCGGCCGCGGACACCGCGACGTTTCAGGTCGTCGGTTCCTCCGCCCCACCCCTACTCAAGGTGCGCGACGGGCGGATACCGGCCGGCATGAGCGGCAGCCTCGTCCTCGACATGAACGCCGGGTCCGTGTGCGGGGTGGTGAAGGCCGCCACCGACGATCCGGGGAGTCCGGAAGGATGGATCCTCCCGAGCCAGCACGCCTGTGCGGCCTTCGACGGCCTGGCGGAGGCCAATGCACAACGGCATCCGCGCGGCTCAGCCTGGTGGAAACTGGCCACGCACCGGGCGGCATTGGCCCGGCGGCTGTTCGGCATCGCCTACCCGGCCCGGACTCCCGAACCGCCGAGCGATCCGCCGCCCTCGTGGTGGCTGGATCCGCGGCACCGGGTCGTGAGCTTTCTTCCCCGTCCCGAACTCGACGTGCTGACCGCCTTTGCGGCCGACGAGGCGGCGAGCGCACCGATGATCAGGCTGCTGCGCGGCCCAGGTGGCTCCGGCAAGACCCGCCTCGCTCTGGAGCTGGCCGACCGCCTGTTCGGGCAGGGTTGGGTCGCCGGCGTGCGGCAGCCACCGGAGGCCGAGGACGTGCGCCGGCTCGCCGACATGATCCAGGAGGCCACCGACCTGGGGCACCGGGTGCTGGTGGCGTTCGACTACGTCGAGGGCTACCGCACCGAGCTCGAGAGGCTGGCGGAGGCGGTTGCGCCGGACGCGGTGCGCTTCCTGCTGCTGGCCCGCTCGGCCGGGACTTGGTGGACGCGGTTCTCCCCGGGAGGCGAGGCGCGGTATCGGATCAACCGTGAGCCGATCGTCCTCGGGCTGCCAGGAGACGGGCCGGATGGCACGAAGGCCGCGTTCACCGTTGCGCTGCGGACGTTCCGGGAGCACATGGGCAGCGCGAGACCGGACGGCGAGGCGGGATCCGAGCTCGTCCGGCGCGCCGCCGGCTGCCGCGACATGCTCACCCTGCACGCCGCCGCGCTCGTCAGCGCCATTCACGAGCGTGATCACGGAAGCCTGCCAGTAGCGTCGGCCTCATGGGCGGACTCGCTGGATGAGCTGGTGCGGCACGAGCAGCGGCACCTAGAACGCGCTGGCCGCCGGCTACGGCTGGATTGTGACCCCGATCTGACCGGCGAGGCGTTGCTGCTGCCGAGCCTGTTCGCCGCCCGAAACGCGGCTCAGGCCGGTGAGGTGGTCGGCCGCCTGTCCGCGATCGCGGGCCCTCAGGTCAGGCCGCTCGCCGGCCTGCTGCACGAGCTCTACCCAAACTCGACCGCCCTGCGATGGTGGGCGCCGTTGCCCCTGGACCGGCTCGCCGAGACCCTGCTCGCCCAGGTGGTCGAGGACGCGTTGGACGGGCCGGCCTACCTGGGGGCGGTGTTCGCCTCTAGCGCGGTGTGGCAGGCTGTCGATGGGCTGGTCCTGCTCCTGCGGGTTGCCACTGACGACAGTGTGCCTGAGGCGATTCGGCGCCAGGTCGACGCGGGCCTCGACACCGTCGTACGGGCCCGGGGGTTCCTTCTGCTGGCGGCGCTGTGGGTCGCCGAAACCCGGGTTCATGGCGAGGCACCTCGCACCAGCCGCTATGTCGCCGGGCTCTCTGCAGCGGACGCCCTCGGGCGGGTCGAGGATCTGCGCCGCAGCGGTCGGCGCAGCCTGCAGGAGTTCGCGTTGGTTCTGCTCGACCGCGCGGAGGAGGCGGCCCGGCAGGCGCCACGGCGGGACAGTCTGGTGACTCGAATCGTCGGCGGGGAACGACCGGCGCTCCCGCCGATGCTCGTCATTCTGCGCGCCATGATCCTCGTGCAACTGGAACGCTATGCTGAGGCGATTAGCCTAGCCGGCGGCCTGATTCCCGACCTGCGGGCCGACGTGGCCGCTCGCGCAGCCGAAAACGTGCCGCCCGAGCAACCTCTCTTCCGCATCGGGATGCGCGGCGACCGGTTGCATCTGCTGGCCTCGGAAGGCGATGGCAGCGAGATCTTGGCGATGGCGTTACAGGTGCATGCCGCGGCGTTGGAGGGTGACGAGCAGGACGGCGCCGCGCTGACGTTGCGCGCCGAGGCTTGCGAGGTCGCCCGCCGAGGCTCGATCTGGAATCGGGATCTCGCGCGGCGCCTGATTTATTACTTGTGCGAGCTGGCCGAGAAACACAGCAACCGGGGTGATGCCTCCGCGGCCGAGTCGCTGCTGGTCGAGGCGGCCGAACGCGCCCGCGCCCAGCTGGAGGACACCCCGAAGACCCCGCTCGTGCTGCTCGCCCGCCTGTTCGACCGTCAGGGGCGGCATGACGAGGCGGCCGTGTTACAGCGTCAGTTGGGTGGCGAGGCCGATGGCATCGAGCCGGATCCGGAGGCGGCCGTCTTCGAAGAGGTCACGGCTGGTTGGAGGCGCTCGGTCGAGCTGGCCGGACGCGGTCTCCTGGCGGAGGCGCGGTCTGCGGCCCAGGTGTACCTCAATGCCCTGCGGGACTTGGCTGACGAGGACCCGCAGACGTACACCGAACACCTGCCGCTCTTTCTCTGCCAGGCGGCCGAGTTGGAGCTGCCGCGGGACAAGCTTGATCTCTACGGTGAAGCGATCCGGGTGCTTCGCATGAAGGCTCGGGCTACGCCACCGGATTTGCACATGCTCGGCCTGGTCCATCTGAATCTCGCCGACTGCCTCATCGATCTCGATCGTCCCGAGGAGGCGATGGCCGCCGCGACCGAGGCCGTGCGGTACTTCGACCGGTACGCCGAGCATGCGCCCGGAAAGACCGCTTCCCGGCTAATCACCGCTCTGCACATTGTGGCTCAGACCGCCCCTCGTGCAGGCCGACCGGATCTGGCGGCCGAGGCGGCCCGGCGCGCCGACGAGCTCGTGCGGCAGCACGAGGGTGATCCCCGACTGCAGAACCTGGTGGCGGTGCAGATGCTCCGGTTCCAGGAACTCGAGAAACTACGTGCCGCAGCGCAGGAGGCCACTGAGGCGGGCATGGCGGAGCGCGCCGCGGAGCTGCTGCGTCAGGCATCCGTAATCGGCCGCGACATGCTCGGCTGGCGGATGTCCGCACAGAACAGGAAGGCGTGGGCGGCCCGGCTGCTCGCCATTGCCCTTGGTCTGCTCAGAGCAGGCGACAACGAGGAGGCGGATCGCGCTGTCGACGACATCATCCGGTCGGAACCGAGCCTCCTGGCGCATTCCGCCCGCGTCCACATCCGGCGGGGTCATGCGGCGTTTCCGGATGTCGTCGAGGCGGTCGATGGGCTGTTGCGAGCATGCCGGGAGGCTGGCGAGACCGGCGAGCGCCGTCTCATCGACGAGGCTGTGCAGTGGGTTCAGTATCTGGCGCACCGCCCAGAGGCCGCGGAGCACCAGGACGCGATCGTCGGGCTGCTCCTGGGGGTGTTGCCGCTTCCGGTCGATGCCAAGGCGGCTATTCGGGCATTGCTAGGTGTGGTGGAGCGCGTCACCGAGGACGATCTGCCCAGCGATGCCGGTCCGGCCTTGTGCGCGGTGGTCCGGCGGCACGATGACCCGGTTCTCGCGCACTTGGTGTCCACGGTGGCGGTCAAGGTGCCCCTCGATGCTCGCCACGCCGTCTACACGGAGCTGGACGCGGTCATCCGCACTTGGAGCGACGCGGTGCGCGAGGAACGCTGGACGGTCGTCGCGATGATTCCCTGGCTGCGCAGTCAGGCGCTCAGTGCGGCGGGACGCCACGACGAGGCGGCATCCGCACTGATCGAGGCCGTCCCGTGGGTAGACGCGCACTGTGAGCAAGATGCCGACATGTTCCGGGTCGTGGTCCGCGGCTACCTGCGCGCCTGCCGCGATGCCGGCCGGCCGCAGGACGCGGTGGACACGATCGGCGCCCTGTCCGCTGAGTCGCTGGCGATGCTGATGGCAAGCGCCACAGCTCGGGCAGAGGTGCTCGGCTGGCAGGCAGAGACGGCCGGCCGGCTCGGCTACGACGAGCGGGCGCGCCTGACGGCAGCAGCACTCGCCGCGGCGTACGACTCGGGCGAGATGACTGTGATCCATCGTGCGCACCGCGACCACGCCCGGGCCGTGGGGCTGCGCGACACCTTCGACCCCGACGCTTTCGCCCACCTGATCGCGTCCGGCGTCGTCGGCGTCGGCCTTGGTGCTCCCTTCGACGTAGGGTTGGCCGCCAACTCGCTGAACCTGCAACTGTGCTGGCACGACGTCGGAACGGTCGCCGGTCTGGCACGCCGCGTCGACATCATCGACGGGGTGCGTTTCGGCGAGGCGATTGTCCCCGCCCTCAGCGAGAACGCTCAGCGCATGCTCGACCGCGTGCTCGACGCGGTGGTGACCCAATGCGGTCCGGGCCTCGTCGAGCTCACCGCGGTCCGGATGCAGTGGGATCCGTACATCGCTGCGGTCGTACAGGCGCGGCGAGGCGTCGCGGGTTGGTTGCGAGGGCTTCACCGACTGCTGCCCGACTACATAGGCACCGACTGGGAGGCGGTTGCACACGCGTACACGCTCCTTGCGGAGGGACACGACGAGGCCGCCCTGGACGTCGCTGTCGACGGGACGGACCAGGTGCTCATCGCCCGCTGCCGGAACGCGGTGCGGGGCAGGGTACGGATCGATGCCGACCTGGCCTTCGCGATGCCGGTCGCCCTGCTCTTCCGCCACGTCTTCGTGGCGTCGCAGGGCGGCCCGGCCGACGAGGTCGAGGCGCTACTGACCCAGTTGGACGGGTCCGAGCCCTGGTCCGATCTGGTTGCCCGACTCCGCGCTCTGCTCGGCGGGAGCCGGGACCGCCGGCTCGCCGAGACACCGGATGACACGCACCGAGCGGTGATGAACATGCTGCTGGATGCCATACCAGGAGAGGACAACCGTGACCGAAGCTGA
- a CDS encoding transposase encodes MTLLLERGQRVLYLPGVAVNRIAGAYRGEGKTDAKNAAVIADQARMRRDLRELHLDDTLLAELRMLTAHRADLAADRTRTINRLRVRLLGIFPALERAFDFTNRGPLVLISQFQTPAALTAIGREKLELWLRERKVRHANKLATAAIQAAEAQHVRVPGEAMAGELVGRLTANVIDLDQQLAELDKLIADRFHRHHHVKVITSMVGIGDLLGAEFLAATGGNLDGFASADHLAGYAGLAPTPRDSGRRVGKPAPPEALQPPTPTRLLRISPDQHPAQPLLQNPSTSANELRANATVKPSLPSPGAA; translated from the coding sequence ATCACGCTCCTGCTCGAGCGCGGCCAGCGGGTCCTCTACCTGCCAGGTGTGGCGGTCAACCGTATCGCCGGTGCATACCGCGGCGAGGGCAAGACCGACGCCAAGAACGCCGCCGTTATCGCTGACCAGGCCCGAATGCGGCGTGACTTGCGTGAGCTACACCTTGACGACACCCTGCTCGCTGAACTTCGCATGCTCACCGCCCACCGCGCCGACCTCGCGGCCGATCGCACCCGCACCATCAACCGGCTTCGAGTACGGCTGCTCGGCATCTTCCCCGCCCTGGAGCGGGCATTCGACTTCACCAACCGCGGACCGCTCGTGCTCATCAGCCAGTTCCAGACACCCGCCGCTCTGACCGCGATCGGGCGAGAGAAACTGGAGCTCTGGCTCCGCGAGCGCAAAGTCCGCCACGCGAACAAGCTCGCCACCGCGGCGATCCAGGCTGCCGAAGCTCAGCACGTCCGTGTTCCCGGTGAGGCAATGGCCGGGGAGCTCGTCGGCCGGCTTACAGCCAACGTCATCGACCTCGACCAGCAACTCGCCGAGCTGGACAAGCTCATCGCTGACCGATTCCACCGCCACCACCATGTCAAGGTGATCACTAGCATGGTCGGTATCGGTGACCTCCTCGGCGCGGAGTTCCTCGCCGCCACCGGTGGCAACCTTGACGGGTTCGCGTCCGCTGACCACCTCGCCGGCTACGCCGGACTGGCACCTACGCCACGCGACTCCGGTCGGCGCGTCGGCAAACCTGCACCGCCCGAAGCGCTACAACCGCCAACTCCAACGCGTCTTCTACGCATCAGCCCTGATCAGCATCCAGCGCAGCCCCTGCTTCAAAATCCTTCTACGAGCGCAAACGAACTAAGGGCAAACGCCACGGTCAAGCCGTCCTTGCCCTCGCCCGGCGCCGCGTGA
- a CDS encoding GNAT family acetyltransferase encodes MIHIRQFQWSDYDAVVAVWIAAGRDGLPRAELEAKLTRDPELFLVAELGGEVVAVIMGTYDGRRGWILRLAVHPAHHRRGIATRLVNELESRFRQLDCPRVNLLVMPDNAAALQFWQALGYLPLPDVLCSKPMQVGRR; translated from the coding sequence GTGATTCACATCCGCCAGTTCCAGTGGAGCGACTACGACGCTGTCGTCGCGGTGTGGATAGCCGCTGGTCGCGATGGCCTTCCCCGCGCTGAGCTGGAAGCCAAGCTCACCCGCGACCCTGAGCTGTTCCTGGTTGCCGAGTTGGGCGGCGAGGTGGTGGCCGTGATCATGGGGACCTATGACGGGCGGCGGGGCTGGATCCTGCGACTCGCTGTGCACCCTGCCCACCACCGGAGGGGCATAGCCACCCGGCTGGTGAATGAACTCGAGAGCCGCTTTCGGCAGTTGGACTGCCCGAGGGTGAACCTGCTCGTCATGCCGGACAACGCCGCCGCGTTGCAGTTTTGGCAGGCACTTGGCTACTTGCCACTGCCGGACGTGCTGTGCTCCAAGCCCATGCAGGTCGGCAGGAGGTGA
- a CDS encoding methyltransferase domain-containing protein, with protein sequence MARIAYDHTDASAFASSRHLGDEEAGEWRAAVIRHIGPQPGMRLLDLGAGTGSWAKAFSSWFPGVEVTAVEPSTAMRQRSVYQPIVAGDAADIPLPDASVDAAWISTVIHHVPDLTAAARELRRVLRFGSLVLIRSAFAGRHKAITLFRYFPEAIRVLDTYPSVAQVEAAFAGEGFSTVSLEQVPQITAASLHDAATTLRREAHSPLQLITDEEYDAGVRRLHQAALTETGPVIDALDLLVLRRG encoded by the coding sequence ATGGCTCGCATCGCATACGACCACACGGACGCGAGCGCGTTCGCATCGTCCCGACACCTGGGGGATGAGGAAGCCGGCGAGTGGCGGGCCGCTGTCATCAGGCACATCGGCCCGCAGCCGGGCATGCGGCTGCTGGATCTGGGGGCCGGCACGGGTAGCTGGGCCAAGGCGTTCTCATCCTGGTTCCCCGGTGTCGAAGTGACCGCAGTCGAGCCGTCAACGGCGATGCGCCAACGGTCGGTATACCAACCCATCGTCGCTGGCGACGCCGCCGACATCCCGCTCCCCGACGCAAGCGTCGACGCCGCCTGGATCTCCACCGTCATCCACCATGTGCCCGACCTGACCGCCGCGGCACGCGAACTACGCCGCGTCCTGCGCTTCGGCTCGCTCGTCCTGATCCGGTCCGCGTTCGCCGGCCGGCACAAGGCGATCACCCTGTTCCGTTACTTCCCCGAGGCGATCCGGGTACTGGACACTTACCCCAGCGTCGCCCAGGTCGAAGCAGCCTTCGCCGGCGAAGGATTCTCCACCGTCAGCCTGGAGCAGGTCCCACAAATCACCGCCGCATCGTTACACGACGCGGCGACCACCCTGCGCCGAGAGGCACACAGCCCGCTGCAACTGATCACCGACGAGGAATACGACGCAGGCGTACGTCGCCTGCACCAAGCAGCGCTCACCGAAACCGGACCGGTGATCGACGCCCTGGACCTGCTCGTACTACGCAGAGGTTGA
- a CDS encoding carbohydrate ABC transporter permease: MEHAAGGSKASRHGEGAIHLVLAVAAVVMVAPFVWQLLTIFKSNREASQVPPTFLPEGPTTGAFATFFGSVPFWAQLTVSVSALVLRVIGQLAVSALAGYAFARLRFPGRRLLFGLFIAMLMVPSQLFLIGQFEIIRDFGMLDTIPALAIPGMFSAFGIFLMRQAFLSIPAGFEEAARLDGAGPLRTFWYIMLPMARPTMAALAVLTSLYSWNDLLWPLIVTPRGDKRPLTVGLAGLQGQFGTDYPTLMAGALVASLPLILIFLVLQRQFFSGIASSGLKG, encoded by the coding sequence ATGGAGCACGCGGCAGGCGGATCGAAGGCCTCCCGCCACGGCGAGGGGGCTATCCACCTCGTCCTCGCCGTCGCGGCAGTCGTCATGGTCGCGCCGTTCGTCTGGCAGCTGCTCACCATCTTCAAGTCCAACCGCGAAGCCTCCCAAGTGCCGCCGACGTTCCTGCCCGAGGGCCCGACGACCGGCGCCTTCGCCACGTTCTTCGGCTCAGTGCCGTTCTGGGCGCAGCTCACCGTCTCGGTGTCCGCGCTCGTGCTGCGCGTGATCGGGCAGCTCGCCGTCTCGGCGCTCGCAGGTTACGCGTTCGCCCGGCTCCGGTTCCCCGGACGCAGGCTCCTGTTCGGGCTGTTCATCGCCATGCTCATGGTGCCGAGCCAGCTGTTCCTCATCGGGCAGTTCGAAATCATCAGGGACTTCGGGATGCTCGACACTATTCCCGCCCTGGCGATCCCGGGCATGTTCTCGGCGTTCGGGATCTTCCTGATGCGGCAGGCGTTCCTGTCGATCCCCGCCGGGTTCGAAGAGGCCGCCCGGCTCGACGGGGCCGGACCCCTGCGGACGTTCTGGTACATCATGCTTCCGATGGCCCGCCCGACCATGGCGGCGCTGGCCGTCCTCACCTCGCTCTACTCCTGGAACGACCTGCTCTGGCCGCTCATCGTGACCCCGCGGGGCGACAAACGCCCGCTCACCGTTGGCCTGGCCGGCCTGCAGGGGCAGTTCGGGACCGACTACCCGACCCTCATGGCCGGCGCCCTCGTCGCGTCGCTGCCACTAATCCTGATCTTCCTGGTGCTCCAGCGGCAGTTCTTCTCCGGCATCGCCAGCAGCGGCCTGAAAGGCTGA